Genomic DNA from Thermobifida alba:
GGCCAACGCGGCCAAGTACCTCGCGGCCGAGGCCGGGTTCTTCGCCGCGGACGCGGCGCTGAGCGCGCACGGCGGCTACGGCTACAGCAAGGAGTACCACATCGAGCGGTACTTCCGTGAGGCGCGGCTGATGCGCATCGCGCCGATCAGCCAGGAGATGGTCCTCAACTACGTGGCCGAGCACGTCCTGGGACTGCCGAGGAGCTACTGATGCAGCCGTACCGTTCCGTCCTCTTCGTCCCCGGCCACCGCCCCGCGTGGGTGGCCAAGGCGCTGGCCTCCGGAGCCGACGCGATCGTGCTGGACCTGGAGGACTCGGTGCCCCAGGCGGAGAAGGCCGCCGCCCGGGCCACGGTCGCCGAGTCCATCCGGCGGGTGCGCGCCGACAACCCCGACGTGGGCCTGTTCGTCCGGGTCAACCCGCTCAATACCAAGATGACCGGGGCGGACCTGGAGGAGGTCGTGGTCCCCGGGCTGACCGGCATCTTCGCGCCCAAGGTGGAGCAGGCCACCGACGTGCTGCGCTACGACGCGCTGCTGGACCACTTCGAGGCCCGCAACGGCGTCAGCGGACTGGAGTACATCATCCCGGTGGAGACGGTGCGGGCCATCCACTCCTGCCTGGAGGTGGCCACCGCCTCCCCCCGGGTGGGCGCCATGATCGGCCCGACCGCCGAGCACGCCGACATCGCCCGGGCCGTCGGGTACGAGTGGACGCTGGAGGGCACCGAGACGCTCTACCACCGCAGCCGCATCCTGCTCGCCTGCCGCGAGGCCGGCATCCACGCCCTCACCGGGCTCTGGGAGGACCTGGAGAACCTCGACGGCCTGCGCGAGTTCGCGCGGCGGGGCCGCCAGCTCGGCTTCCGGGGCATGATCGCGATCCATCCCAGCCACGTCGCGGTCATCAACGACGTGTTCACCCCCTCCGACGCCGACGTCGCCTTCTACCGGGGCCTGGTCGAGGCCTACGAGAAGGCCGCCGCGGAGGGGATCGGAGCGCTGCGCTACCGGGGCGTGCACATCGACAAGGCCCACTACGACAAGGCACTGGAGTGGCTGGAGCGTGCCGAGCGCCTGCGGGCACGCGACGCGACGAACGGGGAGGAAGCGAAATGACGATGCGAGGGCTGTACTTCGAGGAGTTCGAGGTGGGCAAGGTGTACAAGCACCCGTTCACCCGGACCGTCACCGAGATGGACAACATCATGTTCACCTCGCTGACGATGAACCTGCAGCCGCTGCACCTGGACGAGGAGTTCGCCAAGACCACCATCCACGGCCGCCGCGTCTTCAACAGCCTGTTCACCCTGGCGCTCATCGGCGCGTTCCACGTCCCCGAGCTGACCATGGGCACCACCCTGGGCAACCTCGGCTACGACGAGGTCAAGTTCCCCCACCCGGTCTTCCACGGCGACACCCTGCGCGCCGAGACCACCATCCTCGACAAACGCGAGTCCAAGAGCCGCACCGACTCCGGGATCGTCTGGTTCGAGCACCGCGGCTACAACCAGGACGACGTCCTGGTCTGCCTGTGCCGCCGGGTGGGACTCATGCTCAAGAAGCCTGCCGACGCCGACAGCAACGAGAAGGAGTCCTGATGAGCCTCAGCGCCGAACGGATCGCGGCCCTGCGCGACTACGTCCCCCGGGAGCGGAACCTGACCATCGGCGGCCGGGCCGTCGAGCCCGCCGGTGAGCGGTGGGACGTCTACAACCCCGCCACCGAGGAGGTCCTCGCCACGGTCGGCGGAGCCACCACCGAGCAGGTCGACGAGGCCATCCGGGCGGCCCGCGCCGCCTTCGGCACCTGGTCGGCGATGTCGGGCGAGGAGCGGTGCGCCGCCATGAACAGCCTCGCCGACCTGCTGGAGGAACGCTGGGAGGAGCTGCTGGCCTCCATCGTCAACGAGGTGGGCACCCCCGTCTCCCTCGCCGAGTTCCTCCAGGTGAAGATGGGCATCGGCCACCTGCGCTGGTTCGCCGAGGCGGCCAAGAAGGACCGCACCGTCCACCTGGGCCCCTACGACGTCCCGGTGCCCACGAAGAGCGACGTCGACCACTACCCGGTGGGCGTGGTCGCCGCGATCACCGGCTACAACTACCCGCTCAACCTGGCGGGCTTCAAGTACGGCGCGGCGCTGGCCGCGGGCTGCACCGTGGTGCTGCTGCCCTCGCCCCGCACCCCGCTGACCACCCTGCTGCTGGGCGAGCTGGTCCGCGAGTCGAACCTGCCCGACGGCGTGATCAACGTCGTCACCGGCGGCGCCGACATCGGCCAGTACCTCTCCTCCCACCCCGGCGTGGACAAGGTGTCCTTCACCGGCTCCGACGCGGTGGGCGCCAAGATCATGGCGCAGGCGGCGACCAACCTCAACGACGTCGTCCTGGAGCTGGGCGGCAAGTCCGCCAACATCGTGCTGCCCGGCTGCGACGTCGAGTCCTTCTCGGTCGACATGCACCTGCGCTGGTCCCGCAACGCCGGCCAGGGCTGCGCGGCGCTGGCCCGGCTGCTCGTCCACGAGGACCTCTACGACCGCTTCCTGGAGTCGGGGGCCGAGGCCTTCAACCAGATGAAGGTGGGCGACCCGTGGGACCCGGCCACCAACATCGGTCCGCTGATCCGCCCCGACCACCGCGACCGCGTCAACGGGTTCATCACCGAGGCGCTGGAGCAGGGCGGCAAGGCGCTGCTCCAGGTGGACACCCCGCTGCCGGAGAAGGGCTGGTACGTCAACCCCGTGCTGCTGGGCAACCTGCCGCACAGCGCCCGCGCGGTGCAGGAGGAGATCTTCGGCCCGGTCGCGGTCGTCCTGCCCTTCAAGGACACCGACGAGGCGATCCGCCTGGCCAACGATACCGCCTACGGGCTGGCCGCCAACGTGTGGGCGCCCGACCTGGCGGAGGGCCGCCGCGTCGCCGAGCAGCTGCGCGCCGGCACGGTGTGGATCAACGGCGGCGGCGCGATGCGCCCCGACGCTCCCTTCGGCGGCTCGGGTCGCTCCGGTGTCGGCAGGGAGCTGGGCGAGTGGGGGATCCGGGAGTTCCTGGAGCCCCGCCACATCCAGTGGGCCGTCTGACGCCCGCGTCCATCCCCTCGTCGGCACGGTTTTGGGAAAGTAGGCGAACATGACGGACAACAGGGCCGGAGCGGGCGGTCCTCTCGCGGGGGTGCGGGTCCTCGAACTCGGCTCGATGTACGCCGCCCCCACCGCGGGACGGATGCTGCGGGACTTCGGCGCCCAGGTCATCAAGGTGGAGGACCCGGTCGCCGGGGACTACGCCCGGCAGTGGGTTCCGCAGAAGGACGGACTGTCGCTGGGCTTCTCCCGGCTCAACTCCGGCAAGCGCTCGGTCGGCGTCGACCTGCGCAAGCCGGAGGGCCAGCAGCTCGTCCGGCGGCTGGCCGCCGAGGTGGACGTCGTGGTCGAGTCCTTCCGGCCGGGACGGCTGGAGGAGTGGGGACTGGGCTACGACGCGCTCAGCGAGCACAACCCCGGTCTGGTGCTGACCCGGGTCTCCGGGTTCGGACAGACCGGCCCCTACCGCGAGCGGCCCGGGTTCGGCACCGTGGCCGAGACGGCCTGCGGGTTCGCCCACATCAACGGGTGGCCGGACACCCCGCCGACCGCGCCGCCGTTCGGTTTCGCGGACTCCATCGCCGGGATCTCGGCGGCCCTGGGCACGGCCATGGCGCTGTTCCGCCGGGAGCGCACCGGCCAGGGAGACGTGGTCGACGTGGCGCTGTACGAGCCGCTGATGTTCATCATCGGCGACCTGGTCCTGCGCTACACCGGGCTGGGCGAGATCCAGAGCCGCATCGGCAACGACACCGGAGCGGCCTCGCCCCGCGGCATCTACCAGGCGGCCGACGGCAAGTACCTGGCCATCGCCGCCTCCAGCCAGACGATCGCGGCGCGGCTGTTCGCGGCCATGGGGCAGCCCGACCTCATCAAGGACCCGCGGTTCGCGACCAACGCGGCCCGGCTCGCCAACAACGAGCTGGTGCAGAAGCAGGTCGCCGACTGGGTCGGCTCCCTCCCGCGCGACCAGGTGCTGGCCGTGCTGGAGGAGCACGAGGTGGTCAGCTCCCCGGTCAACGACGCCAGCGACATCGTGGCCGATCCGCACTTCCTGGAGCGCACCCTGGTGCCGATCACCGGCAACGAGACGCTCAAGTCGGTGCTGATGCCCGGTCCGGTGCTGCACATGGCCAGCTACTCGGGACCGGAGTACCGCGGGGTGCCCTCGGTCGGCGAGCACACCCACGCGGTGCTGGCCGAGGAGTTCCGGTTCTCCGAGACGGAGTTGACACAACTGGCCGACAGCGGCGTCATCAGCGCTCCCGCGGACCGGTGAGCTGAGGAACCGTGAAGCCACTCCTCCGCCGTGCTCGCGGAACGGTCGTCACCGGGATTTGGGCCCTGTGCTTTTCCCGGGATAAACCGTCGTGAAATCGGCGGGGGAGTGGAATAGCGGTATGCTGCCGAACATTATGAGTGGATTTGGGTCATCCGGCGTCACGTGGGAACGGCGCAGTGAGAAGGTCTCCGAGATCGTCGCCCGCGAGATCGTGCGCGATATCGCCAAGAGACGTCCCGCTCCGAATTCCGTCCTGGAATCCGAGAGCGCCATGATCAAGCGCTACCAGGTGGCGCGCGGTTCACTCCGCGAGGC
This window encodes:
- a CDS encoding HpcH/HpaI aldolase/citrate lyase family protein, which encodes MQPYRSVLFVPGHRPAWVAKALASGADAIVLDLEDSVPQAEKAAARATVAESIRRVRADNPDVGLFVRVNPLNTKMTGADLEEVVVPGLTGIFAPKVEQATDVLRYDALLDHFEARNGVSGLEYIIPVETVRAIHSCLEVATASPRVGAMIGPTAEHADIARAVGYEWTLEGTETLYHRSRILLACREAGIHALTGLWEDLENLDGLREFARRGRQLGFRGMIAIHPSHVAVINDVFTPSDADVAFYRGLVEAYEKAAAEGIGALRYRGVHIDKAHYDKALEWLERAERLRARDATNGEEAK
- a CDS encoding MaoC family dehydratase — encoded protein: MTMRGLYFEEFEVGKVYKHPFTRTVTEMDNIMFTSLTMNLQPLHLDEEFAKTTIHGRRVFNSLFTLALIGAFHVPELTMGTTLGNLGYDEVKFPHPVFHGDTLRAETTILDKRESKSRTDSGIVWFEHRGYNQDDVLVCLCRRVGLMLKKPADADSNEKES
- a CDS encoding aldehyde dehydrogenase family protein; translation: MSLSAERIAALRDYVPRERNLTIGGRAVEPAGERWDVYNPATEEVLATVGGATTEQVDEAIRAARAAFGTWSAMSGEERCAAMNSLADLLEERWEELLASIVNEVGTPVSLAEFLQVKMGIGHLRWFAEAAKKDRTVHLGPYDVPVPTKSDVDHYPVGVVAAITGYNYPLNLAGFKYGAALAAGCTVVLLPSPRTPLTTLLLGELVRESNLPDGVINVVTGGADIGQYLSSHPGVDKVSFTGSDAVGAKIMAQAATNLNDVVLELGGKSANIVLPGCDVESFSVDMHLRWSRNAGQGCAALARLLVHEDLYDRFLESGAEAFNQMKVGDPWDPATNIGPLIRPDHRDRVNGFITEALEQGGKALLQVDTPLPEKGWYVNPVLLGNLPHSARAVQEEIFGPVAVVLPFKDTDEAIRLANDTAYGLAANVWAPDLAEGRRVAEQLRAGTVWINGGGAMRPDAPFGGSGRSGVGRELGEWGIREFLEPRHIQWAV
- a CDS encoding CaiB/BaiF CoA transferase family protein, with translation MTDNRAGAGGPLAGVRVLELGSMYAAPTAGRMLRDFGAQVIKVEDPVAGDYARQWVPQKDGLSLGFSRLNSGKRSVGVDLRKPEGQQLVRRLAAEVDVVVESFRPGRLEEWGLGYDALSEHNPGLVLTRVSGFGQTGPYRERPGFGTVAETACGFAHINGWPDTPPTAPPFGFADSIAGISAALGTAMALFRRERTGQGDVVDVALYEPLMFIIGDLVLRYTGLGEIQSRIGNDTGAASPRGIYQAADGKYLAIAASSQTIAARLFAAMGQPDLIKDPRFATNAARLANNELVQKQVADWVGSLPRDQVLAVLEEHEVVSSPVNDASDIVADPHFLERTLVPITGNETLKSVLMPGPVLHMASYSGPEYRGVPSVGEHTHAVLAEEFRFSETELTQLADSGVISAPADR